Proteins found in one Muntiacus reevesi chromosome 2, mMunRee1.1, whole genome shotgun sequence genomic segment:
- the WFDC3 gene encoding WAP four-disulfide core domain protein 3 produces MQGFHSRSVPQIPFCSALEETTSLGIIAKRKDLGLGLGQSPCLALPSVDVLGKMYMSGRIGVFISAVSIIVMLGCLFLLKTIVALGSEASRVTVGERGSGGECPADPLPCEELCDGDTSCPQGHKCCSTGCGHACFGDIKGGWGGDCPEVLAGLCIVSCMVDENCQAGEKCCKSGCGRFCVPPSPVTPAGPEPHLDH; encoded by the exons ATGCAGGGGTTTCACAGCCGTAGCGTTCCCCAGATCCCCTTTTGCTCTGCATTAGAG GAGACGACATCCTTGGGAATTATTGCGAAAAGGAAGGATCTGGGGCTGGGCTTAGGCCAGTCCCCTTGCCTTGCCCTTCCCTCGGTTGATGTTCTGGGCAAGATGTACATGTCTGGCCGGATTGGAGTTTTCATCTCAGCTGTCAGCATCATTGTCATGTTGGGCTGCCTCTTCCTGCTGAAGACAATAGTGGCTCTTGGGTCCGAGGCATCCAGGGTGACTGTAGGAGAGCGCG GGTCTGGCGGTGAATGTCCGGCTGACCCCCTTCCGTGTGAAGAGCTGTGTGACGGGGACACGTCCTGTCCCCAGGGACATAAGTGCTGCAGCACCGGCTGTGGCCATGCCTGCTTCGGAGACATTAAGGGAG GGTGGGGCGGTGACTGTCCAGAAGTCTTAGCGGGCCTGTGCATTGTCAGCTGCATGGTCGATGAGAACTGCCAAGCTGGGGAAAAGTGCTGCAAGTCAGGCTGTGGCCGCTTCTGTGTCCCACCCAGTCCCGTCACCCCAGCGGGCCCCGAACCCCACCTGGACCATTAG